In Halomarina ordinaria, one genomic interval encodes:
- a CDS encoding ferredoxin, translating into MYVEFDRDTCTGIFNCVHEWEKFIEDRDAGKATLVGSDEREPGLYIRDVPDGAEFDAEMAGRVCPVDAITVYDEEGNQLVP; encoded by the coding sequence ATGTATGTTGAATTTGATCGAGACACGTGCACCGGGATATTCAACTGCGTCCATGAATGGGAGAAATTCATCGAAGATCGTGATGCTGGCAAAGCCACACTTGTTGGAAGTGACGAGAGGGAACCAGGATTATACATTCGAGATGTTCCAGACGGAGCAGAATTTGATGCCGAGATGGCTGGTCGCGTGTGCCCCGTTGATGCAATTACCGTCTATGATGAGGAGGGCAACCAACTAGTACCCTGA
- a CDS encoding DUF2249 domain-containing protein — MGADTDDDRIHEFDCRETTGNPFDEILTALDVLADDEMLVLIADHEPEPLYPVLEEHGYTHETSQATDDEWRVTVTER; from the coding sequence ATGGGGGCCGACACCGATGACGACAGAATCCACGAATTTGATTGCCGTGAAACTACTGGAAATCCCTTCGATGAGATACTGACAGCGCTTGACGTTCTTGCCGATGATGAAATGCTTGTACTAATCGCCGACCACGAACCGGAACCACTCTATCCCGTCCTTGAAGAACATGGATACACTCATGAAACATCTCAAGCAACAGACGACGAGTGGCGAGTGACGGTTACTGAAAGATGA
- a CDS encoding ribosome biogenesis/translation initiation ATPase RLI has translation MTGPQSGRRQEYVAIIDQDEVTDEVRNIAVKYDPLNRSGHEGFHVTENGELHIDDANVLAEHKLIEKKIPNDAIQIIPLPAETGQLVHQYGENGFRLYNLPIPDDGSVIGLLGRNGIGKSTALDILSGSQVPNFGGGGEGPDWNRAIESFRGTTLQTHLEQLRDESVVTVYKDQRVDSLHETEADTVRELLVSRSDDPDRFVNALGLRSILDRSLSDLSGGERQRVAIGVTLSRTADLYLFDEPSSFLDIKQRLSVARTIRSHVQETDSAAVVVEHDLATLDLLSDAIHVLYGEPGGFGVVAQRSAVRTGINQFLEGKLSEENVQIRRHSIDFPSAGSRDSGNNEPALVYPQLEKSFADFSLVVEPGQIHAGESVGIVGENALGKTTFVKMLAGSVTPDSGRVPEDVLVSYKPQYITPDSDVAVRERFASVTDIHAQSFKTRIQNPFDLESLYTRSLDSLSGGELQRVGIALCLARDADLYLLDEPSAFLDVDRRVVLADRIHQFSKRTNRPVLVVDHNLFVIDRVADRLIVFEGEPSQSGYADSPQSMRDGMNAFLSALEITFRRDGRTGRPRVNKPGSQLDRQQKSSGEYYYQD, from the coding sequence ATGACAGGGCCTCAAAGCGGACGGAGGCAAGAATACGTCGCAATCATCGACCAGGATGAGGTCACCGACGAAGTACGAAATATCGCGGTCAAATACGATCCGCTGAATCGGTCTGGACACGAAGGGTTCCACGTCACTGAGAATGGTGAACTTCACATCGACGACGCCAACGTCCTGGCCGAGCACAAACTCATCGAAAAGAAGATCCCTAACGACGCGATCCAAATTATTCCACTTCCGGCGGAAACCGGACAGCTCGTCCACCAGTACGGTGAGAACGGATTCCGGTTGTACAATCTCCCCATCCCGGACGATGGTTCTGTAATCGGCCTTCTCGGCCGCAATGGCATCGGGAAGAGTACTGCGTTGGACATTTTGTCTGGTAGCCAAGTGCCAAATTTTGGCGGGGGCGGTGAAGGGCCAGACTGGAACCGGGCGATTGAATCGTTTCGGGGGACGACCCTGCAGACTCATCTCGAACAACTCCGAGACGAGTCGGTCGTCACCGTTTACAAGGACCAACGGGTCGACTCCCTCCACGAGACCGAGGCTGATACGGTACGCGAACTGCTCGTTTCCCGTTCTGACGATCCGGATCGATTCGTCAATGCACTTGGTCTCCGCTCCATCCTCGATCGGTCGCTGTCTGATCTGTCCGGGGGTGAACGACAGCGAGTTGCTATCGGGGTTACTCTCTCGAGGACGGCGGATCTCTATCTGTTCGACGAACCCTCGTCGTTTTTGGACATCAAACAGCGGTTGTCAGTGGCACGGACGATCCGCAGTCACGTACAGGAAACCGATTCCGCGGCTGTTGTCGTAGAACACGACCTTGCGACGCTCGACCTACTCTCTGATGCGATCCACGTCTTGTACGGTGAACCAGGGGGATTCGGCGTCGTTGCCCAGCGGTCGGCAGTACGGACGGGCATCAACCAGTTTTTGGAGGGAAAATTATCGGAAGAAAACGTCCAAATTCGGCGTCACTCAATCGACTTCCCGTCGGCTGGCTCTCGCGACAGCGGAAACAACGAACCGGCCCTTGTATATCCGCAGCTTGAGAAATCGTTCGCGGACTTTTCGCTCGTCGTCGAACCAGGTCAGATTCACGCCGGGGAATCGGTGGGTATCGTCGGAGAGAACGCGCTGGGTAAAACGACGTTCGTGAAAATGCTTGCTGGGAGTGTAACTCCCGATAGTGGCCGGGTTCCGGAAGATGTCCTCGTATCGTACAAACCCCAGTATATCACGCCGGATAGCGACGTTGCAGTCCGTGAACGCTTTGCATCAGTCACCGATATCCACGCCCAATCATTCAAAACACGAATTCAGAATCCATTCGACCTCGAATCGTTGTATACTCGCTCACTTGACTCGCTTTCGGGCGGGGAGTTACAGCGTGTCGGGATTGCACTATGTCTCGCTCGTGATGCAGATCTCTATCTCCTGGACGAACCCTCAGCGTTCCTCGATGTGGACCGTCGAGTGGTACTCGCTGATCGGATTCACCAATTCAGCAAACGAACGAATCGACCCGTGCTCGTCGTGGATCACAACCTCTTCGTCATCGATCGAGTTGCCGATCGGTTGATCGTTTTCGAGGGTGAGCCGAGCCAGAGTGGCTATGCAGATTCTCCGCAATCAATGCGGGACGGCATGAACGCGTTTCTATCTGCCCTCGAAATCACGTTTCGCCGGGACGGACGAACCGGCAGGCCTCGAGTGAATAAGCCAGGCAGTCAACTCGACCGACAACAAAAATCGAGCGGCGAATACTATTATCAGGACTGA
- a CDS encoding thiamine pyrophosphate-dependent enzyme, translated as MSAFNAIGADQEVDTDAFTPGVEPRATWCPGCGDFAVLKTLKQAMVERGKNPDEVLLVTGIGCSGKLSSYFESYGFHSIHGRSLPVARAATLANPDLEVVAAGGDGDGYGIGGNHFTHTARENHDMTYIVFNNEIFGLTKGQTSPTSPKGHKSKTQPSGSAKNPIRPLEWGLNAGATYIARTAAVNPRQATEILVEAMDHDGFAHVDFLTQCPTWNKDAKQYVPYIDVQDSEDFEFDVHDRDDAAQMMREADTRLHEGEILTGRFFVEEGRPSYSEEKRQTGQMPDDPIVEQYFDENAEWKPSSDLLDRHR; from the coding sequence ATGAGTGCATTCAACGCAATCGGTGCAGATCAAGAGGTAGATACAGACGCGTTCACCCCCGGCGTCGAACCGCGGGCGACGTGGTGTCCCGGCTGTGGGGACTTTGCCGTCCTGAAGACGCTAAAGCAAGCGATGGTGGAACGGGGCAAGAACCCCGACGAGGTATTGCTCGTCACGGGTATCGGATGCTCGGGCAAGCTCTCGTCGTATTTCGAGAGTTACGGATTCCACTCGATTCACGGTCGATCACTCCCGGTCGCGCGGGCGGCGACGCTCGCGAACCCCGACCTAGAGGTCGTCGCCGCGGGTGGCGATGGCGACGGCTACGGGATCGGTGGCAATCACTTCACGCACACAGCCCGCGAGAACCACGATATGACCTATATCGTGTTCAACAACGAGATTTTCGGGTTGACCAAAGGACAGACATCGCCGACAAGTCCGAAGGGACACAAATCCAAGACGCAACCATCCGGTTCGGCGAAGAACCCGATCCGGCCACTGGAGTGGGGCCTCAATGCGGGTGCGACGTATATTGCACGGACTGCAGCGGTTAATCCCCGGCAGGCGACGGAAATCCTCGTCGAAGCGATGGATCACGACGGCTTCGCCCACGTCGATTTCCTCACTCAGTGTCCGACGTGGAACAAGGACGCCAAGCAGTACGTGCCCTACATCGACGTTCAGGACTCCGAAGATTTCGAGTTCGACGTCCACGACCGTGACGACGCGGCGCAAATGATGCGAGAAGCCGATACGCGTCTCCACGAGGGAGAAATTCTAACCGGCCGGTTCTTCGTGGAAGAAGGGCGACCGTCCTACAGCGAAGAGAAGCGTCAAACAGGCCAGATGCCCGACGACCCGATCGTCGAACAGTACTTTGACGAAAACGCCGAGTGGAAGCCGTCGTCTGACCTGCTTGATCGGCATCGGTGA
- a CDS encoding 2-oxoacid:acceptor oxidoreductase subunit alpha, with protein MTENELIWRLAGGSGDGIDSTSQNFAKVLMRSGLHVFTHRHYPSRIRGGHTYAEIRSKATPVRSRGDGYNFLLALGDSFARSPDEEAYYGNEEVKPLVENLDDLRDGGIIVYDEGLIDIDDVDSVLETSLEALAAEHDWHVYPLDLRDIATEHGREVMRNTAGVGATAALISLDLDPIEALMSDSMGGDALEANLTILQAAYDQVRDEHEIDHDVVLPEGTHEEVPVLLSGSHGVAYGALDAGCRFISGYPMTPWTEVFTILSQHLPEYGGVSEQVEDEIAAAGMAIGASHAGVKAMSGSSGGGFALMSELLGTAEMTETPVVFVEAMRGGPSTGMPTKPEQGDLDHVLYSSQGDSNRIVFAPGTIEECYEQTRRAFELAYEYQLPAIVVIDQKLSGEYRTVPDSVFTESAPDPDPGTVLTEEEIEDAAHHASGSYLRFQYDADDGVVPRTLPGQKGGRFLTTGNEHNPAGHISEDPENRRRQVDRRRAKQEAIRETLDETGTHQTRYGTEDARYGILVWGSQQSTVFEAVDRLNETDYSVSALGVSEMMPFPESDVADFLESVEEAVVVEMNSGGQFRGLVQRELGAYGDRLYSLLKYDGNPFEPAEVVDGVRAVITDDPSVAPPTTRLEPTKATNSR; from the coding sequence ATGACAGAAAACGAACTCATTTGGCGACTCGCAGGAGGGTCCGGCGACGGCATCGACTCGACGAGTCAGAACTTCGCGAAAGTACTGATGCGGTCGGGCCTCCACGTATTCACCCATCGTCACTATCCATCACGGATACGTGGTGGCCACACGTACGCTGAGATTCGATCGAAGGCGACGCCAGTACGATCCAGAGGAGACGGATACAACTTTCTCCTGGCGCTGGGCGACTCGTTTGCACGGAGCCCGGACGAGGAGGCCTACTACGGAAACGAGGAAGTCAAGCCCCTCGTAGAAAACCTCGATGACCTCCGTGATGGGGGCATCATCGTCTACGACGAAGGGCTGATCGACATCGACGACGTCGATAGCGTGCTTGAGACGTCACTCGAAGCTCTCGCTGCAGAACACGATTGGCACGTCTATCCGCTCGACCTTCGGGACATCGCGACAGAACACGGTCGTGAGGTGATGCGCAACACGGCGGGCGTCGGTGCAACGGCGGCGCTCATATCGCTGGATCTCGATCCCATCGAAGCGTTGATGTCAGATTCGATGGGCGGCGATGCACTCGAGGCGAATCTGACGATCCTTCAAGCAGCGTACGATCAAGTGCGGGATGAACACGAAATCGACCACGACGTCGTCCTTCCGGAGGGAACGCACGAGGAGGTTCCGGTCCTCCTCTCCGGATCGCACGGCGTCGCGTACGGTGCGCTCGATGCCGGCTGCCGATTCATCTCTGGCTATCCCATGACGCCGTGGACGGAAGTGTTCACGATTCTGTCCCAGCATCTCCCCGAGTACGGTGGTGTTTCCGAACAGGTCGAAGACGAGATTGCCGCTGCCGGGATGGCGATCGGTGCGTCCCACGCAGGTGTAAAGGCGATGTCCGGCTCCTCAGGGGGTGGGTTCGCACTCATGTCCGAGTTACTCGGAACGGCCGAAATGACTGAGACACCGGTCGTCTTCGTCGAGGCCATGCGGGGCGGCCCATCGACCGGAATGCCGACCAAGCCAGAACAGGGCGACCTCGACCACGTTCTGTACTCCAGCCAGGGCGATTCCAACCGAATCGTCTTCGCACCGGGAACAATCGAGGAGTGTTACGAACAGACGCGTCGAGCGTTTGAACTGGCCTACGAGTACCAGCTCCCTGCGATCGTCGTCATCGACCAGAAGCTCTCGGGGGAGTATCGGACAGTCCCGGACAGCGTCTTCACGGAATCAGCTCCTGACCCGGATCCAGGCACAGTTCTCACGGAGGAAGAAATCGAAGACGCCGCACACCACGCGTCCGGATCGTATCTCCGCTTCCAGTACGACGCTGACGATGGCGTCGTACCGCGAACACTTCCCGGCCAGAAAGGTGGCCGATTCCTGACGACCGGAAACGAGCACAACCCTGCGGGCCACATCAGCGAAGATCCCGAAAATCGCCGTCGACAGGTCGACCGACGGAGGGCAAAGCAGGAGGCAATTCGCGAGACACTCGACGAAACGGGGACTCACCAGACCCGATACGGGACAGAAGATGCCCGCTACGGAATCCTGGTGTGGGGAAGTCAACAGAGTACTGTCTTCGAAGCGGTCGATCGACTCAACGAGACTGATTACTCCGTTTCGGCACTAGGGGTAAGCGAAATGATGCCGTTCCCGGAATCTGACGTCGCTGACTTCCTCGAGAGTGTCGAGGAAGCTGTCGTGGTCGAAATGAACTCCGGCGGGCAATTCCGGGGCTTAGTACAGCGCGAACTGGGAGCGTACGGTGATCGGCTGTATAGTCTGCTCAAGTACGACGGCAATCCCTTCGAACCTGCTGAGGTGGTCGACGGTGTCCGTGCCGTCATTACCGACGATCCGAGTGTGGCGCCACCGACGACGCGTCTCGAACCAACGAAAGCAACCAACTCGAGGTAA
- a CDS encoding DUF2249 domain-containing protein, with the protein MGTEIDLTGASRDAIRDRLYEQFDDGEAGDTFHLIADQVPGFTLLRYQIERNVQLSWDVIREADEVRVAIVVEGDLAADAFPDFDVRVMPPQRRHEVLLEGFDELVPEEGFVLVNDHDPKPLYHELQSTRGDTFEWEYLDEGGREWRVAIEKTEESTAPDDDIITRYDVRQIPKSERHPSIHHRYGMIPEGEAMEIVAPHEPRPLKQEFQQRYGDAFEWRIVEQEPGRVAVRITKRADVDDEDAEASSCAGEDAHHVHHASEGLDGDQEASSGADEDLPVEVSQELDVREYPPARRHELIFQAYDDLERGEAFVLVNDHDPKPLYHQFTSEEGPEFHWQYRQKEPGEFRVLVGKVEPKDQEASSDPAEEGTPF; encoded by the coding sequence ATGGGTACGGAGATTGACCTGACCGGTGCGTCTCGTGACGCTATTCGAGATCGCCTTTACGAGCAGTTCGACGATGGCGAAGCGGGGGATACGTTTCATCTGATCGCAGATCAGGTGCCCGGCTTCACGTTGCTGCGGTATCAAATCGAACGTAACGTCCAGCTCTCGTGGGACGTGATAAGGGAAGCAGACGAGGTTCGGGTGGCAATCGTGGTGGAGGGTGACCTCGCCGCCGACGCGTTCCCGGACTTCGACGTCCGCGTCATGCCGCCACAGCGACGCCACGAGGTGTTGCTCGAAGGCTTCGACGAACTCGTCCCCGAGGAAGGGTTCGTGCTCGTCAACGACCACGACCCGAAGCCACTGTACCACGAGCTCCAATCGACGCGCGGTGACACCTTCGAGTGGGAATATCTGGACGAAGGGGGACGTGAGTGGCGCGTCGCCATCGAGAAGACCGAGGAGTCGACTGCGCCGGACGACGACATCATCACCCGGTACGACGTTCGTCAGATCCCCAAATCCGAGCGACACCCGTCGATTCACCACCGATACGGGATGATCCCCGAAGGCGAAGCGATGGAGATCGTTGCTCCGCACGAACCCCGGCCGCTGAAACAGGAGTTCCAGCAGCGATATGGCGACGCCTTCGAGTGGCGAATCGTTGAGCAGGAACCGGGGCGCGTCGCCGTCCGAATCACGAAGCGCGCGGACGTCGACGATGAAGACGCCGAGGCGAGCTCCTGTGCCGGCGAGGATGCCCATCACGTACACCACGCCAGCGAGGGGCTCGATGGAGACCAGGAAGCATCGTCCGGAGCTGACGAGGACCTCCCCGTCGAAGTCAGTCAGGAACTCGACGTCAGGGAGTATCCGCCAGCCCGTCGCCACGAGCTGATCTTCCAAGCGTACGACGACCTCGAACGAGGCGAAGCGTTCGTCCTCGTCAACGACCACGATCCAAAGCCGCTCTACCACCAGTTCACCTCTGAGGAAGGGCCAGAATTCCACTGGCAGTACCGTCAGAAGGAACCCGGGGAGTTCCGGGTGCTCGTCGGCAAGGTCGAACCCAAAGATCAGGAGGCGTCGTCGGATCCCGCAGAAGAGGGAACCCCATTCTGA
- a CDS encoding CGCGG family putative rSAM-modified RiPP protein, with the protein MADTRSDHENHGTEPVTDHVHGSAWAADLERPEHAADRELLVEEAITAVENTVEGSLVQLVTHEAHGHPKEYLYEPLGGTFGDAVRWEYVCQCNCGGHIVRVEYECANEQP; encoded by the coding sequence ATGGCCGACACCCGCAGCGATCACGAGAACCACGGGACCGAACCGGTCACCGATCACGTCCACGGGAGCGCGTGGGCAGCAGACCTCGAGCGACCCGAACACGCGGCAGACCGAGAGCTACTGGTCGAGGAGGCAATCACAGCGGTCGAGAATACCGTCGAGGGATCTCTCGTCCAGCTCGTCACTCACGAGGCACACGGACACCCAAAAGAGTATCTCTACGAACCACTCGGGGGAACGTTCGGCGACGCTGTCCGATGGGAGTACGTCTGTCAGTGCAACTGCGGTGGTCACATCGTCCGCGTCGAGTATGAGTGTGCGAACGAACAGCCGTGA
- a CDS encoding antibiotic biosynthesis monooxygenase family protein, whose amino-acid sequence MIVVSNRVTVPDERVETFEERLRTSHGIEDRPGFRGMTVLAPVDAEGHITMTFWETREDYEAWRESTAFESAHQEASAERAFKNKNKVEIHEVAVDRSTTESPVHVSGE is encoded by the coding sequence ATGATAGTCGTTTCTAACCGGGTTACCGTTCCGGACGAGCGGGTAGAGACGTTTGAAGAGCGCCTCCGAACGAGTCACGGAATCGAAGACAGGCCGGGGTTCCGCGGGATGACCGTCCTCGCACCCGTCGACGCGGAGGGCCACATCACCATGACGTTCTGGGAAACGAGAGAAGACTACGAAGCGTGGCGAGAAAGTACCGCCTTCGAGTCAGCACACCAGGAGGCATCCGCGGAACGGGCCTTCAAGAACAAGAATAAGGTGGAGATTCACGAGGTCGCTGTCGATCGATCGACGACAGAATCACCAGTACACGTCAGTGGGGAGTGA
- a CDS encoding heavy-metal-associated domain-containing protein, whose product MILGTNSRESLPGFDINCQDDMDSIATVPVTDTVFECDNCENTIVTVLEGTAGVDGVSIETDDRVLSIAYDPETTTDEELHDLVETWGYAPE is encoded by the coding sequence ATGATACTCGGAACAAATTCGCGTGAATCGTTACCAGGGTTCGACATCAACTGTCAAGACGATATGGACTCGATTGCTACCGTACCGGTCACCGATACTGTCTTCGAGTGCGACAACTGCGAGAACACGATCGTCACCGTCCTGGAAGGAACCGCTGGGGTCGATGGAGTGTCCATTGAGACGGATGATCGAGTCTTGTCGATCGCGTACGATCCCGAGACTACTACCGACGAAGAGTTACACGACCTCGTCGAGACGTGGGGATATGCACCCGAGTGA
- a CDS encoding CGCGG family putative rSAM-modified RiPP protein codes for MSVDPADGREPVTIREHDQPWAADLESDRHANDSRLVVAEAIDAIEETRLGVPVDLVTHECHGDPTDYLLDPLRSTVPDIAVTRHRRCTCGGYVITVVRRISGSD; via the coding sequence ATGTCGGTAGATCCAGCTGACGGGCGCGAACCAGTTACCATCCGTGAGCACGACCAACCGTGGGCTGCCGATCTTGAGTCGGATCGACACGCGAACGACAGCCGTCTTGTCGTCGCGGAGGCTATCGACGCCATCGAAGAGACTCGCCTCGGCGTTCCCGTTGACCTCGTGACCCACGAGTGTCACGGCGATCCCACGGACTACCTTCTCGATCCTCTGCGATCAACAGTCCCCGACATCGCTGTGACCCGACATCGCCGGTGTACTTGTGGCGGCTACGTCATTACCGTCGTGCGTAGGATCTCAGGGTCCGATTAG
- a CDS encoding DsrE family protein, which yields MAKHAFLLLSSPETPGKFANPLTYARQLDEAGHQVAVYFDGAATYWFDGIEDHPDPAVRAYEDAKDLGLIAGVCDHCATFKGVTDAVEAEGFEIQGTEHAPDVAGLVDDGYELHIV from the coding sequence ATGGCAAAACACGCCTTCCTGCTCCTGTCCTCACCGGAGACGCCGGGGAAATTCGCCAATCCACTTACCTACGCACGTCAGCTCGACGAGGCGGGCCACCAGGTTGCCGTGTACTTCGACGGCGCGGCGACCTACTGGTTTGATGGGATCGAGGACCACCCGGATCCGGCGGTTCGGGCCTACGAGGACGCCAAGGATCTGGGACTGATTGCTGGCGTCTGCGATCACTGTGCGACGTTCAAAGGGGTCACTGACGCCGTCGAGGCCGAGGGCTTTGAAATCCAAGGGACCGAGCACGCCCCGGACGTTGCGGGGCTCGTCGACGACGGGTACGAACTTCACATCGTTTGA
- a CDS encoding cupin domain-containing protein translates to MTETNFDTERAYDDRKFNAVEVFKSDRMKVVCGYFEPGQFIPVHAPSSDVAIHVHSGTGRVRDGDDEHAIEPGDVVVVEADTDRGIKADKDSRLEAFLVTAPPPTDAEHDPVREGIKQGEFDPRSA, encoded by the coding sequence GTGACCGAGACGAACTTCGACACCGAACGGGCCTACGACGACCGTAAGTTCAACGCCGTGGAGGTCTTCAAAAGCGACCGAATGAAGGTTGTCTGTGGATACTTCGAGCCCGGTCAGTTCATCCCCGTACACGCTCCATCGAGCGACGTCGCGATACACGTTCACTCGGGGACCGGACGCGTCCGCGACGGCGACGACGAACACGCCATCGAACCTGGCGACGTGGTCGTCGTCGAAGCCGACACCGACCGCGGGATCAAGGCTGACAAGGATAGTCGGCTCGAAGCATTCCTGGTTACTGCCCCGCCGCCGACGGACGCCGAACACGACCCCGTTCGCGAGGGGATCAAACAAGGAGAATTCGACCCAAGGAGTGCGTGA
- a CDS encoding cupin domain-containing protein, which yields MVKIESIGDLDGAPHANVFPDAEPKTIRLTLDAGEAVAAHDHPDREIVLYLIEGAIELTLDDEEYDLNAGDIVRFDGRREVSPRAIEPSVALIVLAERSSD from the coding sequence ATGGTTAAGATCGAATCCATCGGGGATCTGGACGGAGCGCCCCACGCAAACGTCTTTCCCGACGCCGAACCGAAGACGATCAGATTGACGCTGGATGCGGGCGAAGCGGTAGCGGCCCACGACCACCCGGACCGCGAGATTGTCCTCTATCTGATCGAGGGAGCGATCGAACTCACCCTCGACGACGAGGAGTACGACCTGAATGCGGGCGACATCGTTCGTTTTGACGGGCGCCGGGAAGTCTCTCCACGGGCAATCGAACCGAGCGTCGCACTGATCGTCCTCGCTGAACGGTCGAGCGACTGA
- a CDS encoding sulfurtransferase TusA family protein yields the protein MTEVTDTTTDPDIAPDMVVDNRGRGCASGIVRVQKALEDLDDGSVLVVKSTDKRARTEYPQLAEQTPHELIAITKDRTGLLRTEYTTYLRIHEN from the coding sequence ATGACTGAAGTCACGGATACTACGACGGACCCGGACATCGCTCCCGACATGGTCGTAGACAATCGGGGTCGCGGTTGCGCGAGTGGTATCGTACGCGTTCAAAAAGCGCTCGAAGACCTCGACGACGGATCGGTCCTCGTCGTGAAGAGCACTGACAAACGTGCTCGAACGGAGTATCCACAGCTGGCTGAACAGACGCCCCACGAATTGATTGCAATCACGAAAGATCGAACCGGACTGCTCAGAACCGAGTACACTACGTACCTTCGCATCCACGAGAACTGA